From Streptomyces sp. CMB-StM0423, a single genomic window includes:
- a CDS encoding isoaspartyl peptidase/L-asparaginase family protein has protein sequence MFRRTSTLARTALLAAAVVITPVTALGAAAAPQQGAAADRAPAAAAGTRTTQDPKEPGDPNTSEKARDVVFAIHGGAGTLRREDMTPELEREYRAKLTEAVRTGQGALADGKSSVAAVEAAINVLEDSPLFNAGKGAVFTTDAENELDAAIMDGATLDTGAVTGVTHIKNPISLAREMMENSRHVLMSGDGAERFAQHRGMDLVTQDYFFTERRWESLMAAKKGESDFDFGETGTVGAVGIDGNGDLAAGTSTGGLTNKPVGRVGDSPIVGAGTYAKSGNIAASATGTGELFIRESVTHTISAQVEYLGRSVSNAAGAAIDRTEALGGDDTGGVIALDSRKNLAFTFNTSGMYRGYATADGEIVVKIFAGE, from the coding sequence ATGTTTCGCAGGACATCGACGCTCGCGCGCACCGCGCTGCTTGCCGCGGCGGTCGTGATCACCCCGGTCACCGCCCTCGGGGCGGCCGCCGCGCCGCAGCAGGGCGCGGCGGCCGACCGGGCGCCGGCCGCCGCGGCCGGTACCCGCACCACCCAGGATCCGAAGGAGCCGGGCGACCCCAACACGAGCGAGAAGGCGCGCGACGTCGTCTTCGCCATCCACGGCGGCGCCGGCACCCTCAGGCGGGAGGACATGACCCCGGAGCTGGAGCGGGAGTACCGCGCCAAGCTCACCGAGGCCGTCCGTACCGGGCAGGGGGCGCTGGCGGACGGGAAGTCCAGCGTCGCGGCCGTCGAGGCGGCGATCAACGTGCTGGAGGACTCGCCGCTGTTCAACGCCGGCAAGGGCGCGGTGTTCACCACCGACGCGGAGAACGAGCTGGACGCCGCCATCATGGACGGCGCCACCCTCGACACCGGCGCGGTCACCGGCGTGACCCACATCAAGAACCCGATCTCGCTGGCGCGGGAGATGATGGAGAACTCCCGGCACGTGCTGATGAGCGGCGACGGCGCGGAGCGCTTCGCGCAGCACCGCGGCATGGACCTGGTGACCCAGGACTACTTCTTCACCGAGCGGCGCTGGGAGTCCCTGATGGCCGCCAAGAAGGGCGAGTCGGACTTCGACTTCGGCGAGACCGGCACGGTCGGCGCCGTCGGCATCGACGGCAACGGCGACCTGGCCGCCGGCACGTCGACGGGCGGGCTGACGAACAAGCCCGTGGGCCGCGTCGGGGATTCGCCGATCGTCGGCGCGGGCACGTACGCGAAGAGCGGCAACATCGCGGCGTCCGCGACCGGCACCGGCGAGCTGTTCATCCGCGAGTCCGTCACGCACACCATCTCCGCACAGGTCGAGTACCTGGGCCGGTCGGTGTCCAATGCGGCCGGGGCGGCGATCGACAGGACCGAGGCGCTGGGCGGCGACGACACCGGCGGGGTGATCGCGCTGGACTCCCGCAAGAACCTCGCGTTCACGTTCAACACCTCGGGCATGTACCGGGGTTACGCCACCGCGGACGGCGAGATCGTGGTCAAGATCTTCGCCGGAGAGTGA